In Desulfatiglans sp., the sequence TTTTCGTGCCTGTTTTCACCACCCATCTGGTTTTCTATAAAATAAAGGGGCTTTTTCATCTTGCCTATATCATGATAATAGGCGGCAACCTTTGCCAGCAGAGGGTTGGCATTTATGGCCTTGGCAGTAGCCTCAACCATATTGCTCACAATAACACTGTGGTGATATGTACCAGGGGCCTGTACCATAAGATCCCTTAACAGCGGCTGATCAAGGTTAGCAAGCTCAAGAAGCTTCATATCTGTGGTAAAACCAAAGGCCATTTCAACAAGGGGTATAAGACCAGTTGAGATCACACCTCCTAAAATACCACCCAGGAAGGCCGCTATAACAGCAACCAGTACCTCAACCGTGAAAAACTGCCCGTAGATGAATTCTATTGCAAGGCATAAGAGGATGTTCATAAGGCCAATCTTGAGCCCGATCTTGATCAGTATGCCCCTTTCCCTGTATTCACGCACGAGGTATGAGGCATATAAACTCCCTGCAAAGAAGTAGATCAAAAATTCAATATTCCCGTCGATTATAAGTGAGGCAAATATGGAAACAATCAAAGAAAAGAGCATGGCCATATTAATACCCTGAAAAACAGTTATCAGTATGGCGCCGAATGTAAGGGGAAGCGCAAATAATAATGCCCTTGCGCTGACATCATGAAAACCCCTTGCCATCTCCTCGGCTATAAAATTAAATGCCCATGAGAATATGAAAACGCTCAGGAGTGTTGCTGCGCTGAATATCAGGTGCCTGTTGTCACGACCTGAGGGTTTGTATTTTTTAAACCCGGTGATATAGATCACCGAAAAAAGAATGGCCAAAAGAGCGGTCATACCCGGGATGCGGCTTAAGATATTTTTACCTTCAATTGTCTTTGTCACCTCAGCCAGCTTTGCAAGGTGGCTGTACCCTACCCTTTCTCCTTCCCTTACTATCATCTCCCCGCGCTTTACCTGATAGTATGATTCCTTGACAGCCTTTACAGCCTCATCTTTTCTAAGCTCTGTTTCCCTCTTGTTGAATGTAACATTCGGCTTGATAAGAATACTCGCAATGTCAACAGCAAGGTCAGCGATCTCCTGAGGGACCTCCTCCTTTATAAGATCATTTTTACGTGACTCCACATGTTTGATCGCACCCTGGATATCATAAAACCTGGCAGGGTCTGTTACCTGTTCCTCCTTCTGAGTCTGTATACTCTGAAGCGCTATCCCCTTCTGTATCTGTGTAGCCAGAACTGAATGGTTACCTACCACTCCTCTTCTGAACACCTCGTTTAACAGCCTGTAAATGCTGCTTTCAAGGATCGGAGGGCTGCCGCTCAACAAGAGCCTTTCATAGAGTTTTTCATCATATGTGATTTCAATAGTGCGGAAAAACCTCTCTGCTGTTGATTTTTTAAGTTCATTTATATCAACAGGAATATCCTCTTCCTGCACAGGCGCAAGGGGGTCTACCGGATGAACGGTAACCAGGTTCCTTATATCCGCCATTGCTTCGTTTAATCTCAGCCTGATGTTAGATGCAGATGGATCAAAATCATATACATAGGGGACACCCTGGGCCGCCTTGATCCTCTCCTTTTCGGTTGTTTCACTGTTTTTAACAAGGATATCAGCAGGGGCCTTGATATCTGCCTCTGCTATATCTCCCAGCTTATACTCCTGAGGCTTTTTCATAAGCCCTGGATGCAGAAAAATACTGATAATGATGCTCAACATGATCAGGGTTATCCACCTAGTAAAATCCTGATGGATCTGTTTTTTAGATGGTTCTTTTCCCATTGCTGATATCTCTCTGTTTATCTTTTTTGTCATAGGCATCAATAATCTTCTGAACAAGGGGATGCCTTACAACATCATCCCTTGAAAAATAGGTAAAATTTATACCCTTTATACCTTTAAGAAGTTCAAGCGCCTCTACAAGGCCTGAATCCTTTCCTGCAGGAAGATCGGTCTGGGTAATATCGCCGGTGATTACTGCCTTTGAACTGAAACCCAACCTTGTAAGAAACATCTTCATCTGCTCGGCTGTAGCATTCTGAGCCTCATCAAGTATTACAAAAGAATCATTAAGTGTGCGTCCCCTCATAAAGGCAAGAGGCGCTACCTCAATAACACCCTTTTCCATAAGGTTTGAAGCGTCATCAAAATCAACCATGTCGTGTAGCGCATCATATAAAGGCCTCAGGTAGGGGTTTA encodes:
- a CDS encoding HDIG domain-containing protein, whose product is MPMTKKINREISAMGKEPSKKQIHQDFTRWITLIMLSIIISIFLHPGLMKKPQEYKLGDIAEADIKAPADILVKNSETTEKERIKAAQGVPYVYDFDPSASNIRLRLNEAMADIRNLVTVHPVDPLAPVQEEDIPVDINELKKSTAERFFRTIEITYDEKLYERLLLSGSPPILESSIYRLLNEVFRRGVVGNHSVLATQIQKGIALQSIQTQKEEQVTDPARFYDIQGAIKHVESRKNDLIKEEVPQEIADLAVDIASILIKPNVTFNKRETELRKDEAVKAVKESYYQVKRGEMIVREGERVGYSHLAKLAEVTKTIEGKNILSRIPGMTALLAILFSVIYITGFKKYKPSGRDNRHLIFSAATLLSVFIFSWAFNFIAEEMARGFHDVSARALLFALPLTFGAILITVFQGINMAMLFSLIVSIFASLIIDGNIEFLIYFFAGSLYASYLVREYRERGILIKIGLKIGLMNILLCLAIEFIYGQFFTVEVLVAVIAAFLGGILGGVISTGLIPLVEMAFGFTTDMKLLELANLDQPLLRDLMVQAPGTYHHSVIVSNMVEATAKAINANPLLAKVAAYYHDIGKMKKPLYFIENQMGGENRHEKLSPSMSGLILIAHVKDGVELAKQHKLGQEITDIIEQHQGKGLIAYFYQKAKEQAMSKSIKGIEINEDDFRYPGPKPQTKEAGLVMLADMVEAASRSLPDPTPARINGTVQKIINKVFSDGQLDECELTLKDLHEIAKSFNKTLSGIFHQRVEYPETETNKKIKKAPNGDSDKISEENTGAKKGADRPNDGEGLKRLGL